A genomic segment from Propioniciclava sp. MC1595 encodes:
- a CDS encoding SDR family oxidoreductase, which translates to MSARSLRGRAALVTGVSRRQGIGFAIASRLVRSGADVLVTHHRPHDLDQPWGGDDLEAVMQELDANRADSSQRVVDLAVDLAQDGAPEAAVHRAVTELGHLDILVCNHARSGGDGALGDLTAEMLDAHWTVNARSSLLLVQAFAAQHDGRPGGRVVLMTSGQGLGPMPGEVAYAASKAALAGVTVTLADQLADVGITVNTVNPGPVDTGYMTPEIMARVAPMFPFGRMGEPDDPARLVEWLVSDEGRWVTGQVLNTEGGFARWRPPADGRPPEA; encoded by the coding sequence ATGAGCGCCCGGTCACTTCGAGGACGAGCGGCACTCGTGACGGGGGTCAGTCGTCGGCAGGGGATTGGGTTCGCGATTGCGTCGAGGCTGGTCCGAAGCGGGGCTGACGTGCTCGTGACGCACCATCGGCCGCATGACCTGGACCAACCGTGGGGTGGGGACGACCTGGAGGCAGTGATGCAGGAGCTCGACGCGAATCGTGCTGACTCCAGCCAGCGCGTCGTCGACCTTGCGGTTGATCTGGCTCAGGACGGTGCTCCCGAGGCTGCCGTGCATAGAGCTGTGACGGAGCTCGGCCATCTGGACATCCTCGTCTGCAACCACGCCCGATCGGGCGGCGATGGGGCCCTCGGCGACCTGACCGCCGAGATGCTCGACGCCCACTGGACCGTCAACGCCCGCTCGTCCCTCCTGCTGGTGCAGGCGTTCGCCGCGCAGCACGATGGACGCCCGGGTGGTCGCGTCGTCCTGATGACCTCGGGCCAGGGCCTCGGACCTATGCCGGGCGAGGTGGCCTATGCGGCGTCTAAGGCAGCACTCGCGGGTGTCACGGTGACCTTGGCCGACCAGCTTGCCGATGTCGGCATCACCGTCAACACGGTCAATCCAGGGCCAGTCGACACGGGATACATGACCCCCGAGATCATGGCTCGGGTCGCGCCGATGTTCCCATTCGGGCGGATGGGCGAACCGGATGATCCCGCTCGCTTGGTGGAGTGGCTGGTCAGCGATGAGGGCCGTTGGGTGACGGGGCAGGTGCTCAACACCGAAGGTGGGTTCGCGCGCTGGCGTCCTCCTGCTGACGGTCGGCCGCCGGAAGCCTGA
- a CDS encoding recombinase family protein, with product MTKTAPTIPAAIYLRVSLDRTGEQLAVDRQREDCRAIAKQRGWDVVEEYVDNSISASDARKNRPGYNRLVEDFERGRFRALICWDLDRLTRQPRQLEDWIEAAEARGLLLVTANGEADLTTDGGRLFARIKAAVARGEVERKSARQSRAQRQRAELGKPPAGVRLTGYTLRGELVPEEAAIVRQVFDRFTAGDSLRSLARWLEDSGTPTRRGGRWNPSTVSGILTNARYAGRSTYRGEDTQREGSWPAIVSAQQFAAAGALLADPRRKTNRRGTDAKHLGSSLYECGECGAKVYSWSGNRYRCKAGCLARSGAQVDAYVVAVVRERLSRPDLAQLIPHAADDTLVHEALELANRARHRLAQIEADYDAGHIDGRRYAVASDKARAEILAAEREQVRLMSGAGPASVLAAANPADAFDAAPLMIRQKVIDALMTVTLHRGAHGSKVFDPDTVAIEWRAGAPDA from the coding sequence ATGACGAAGACGGCGCCCACCATCCCCGCGGCGATCTACCTGCGCGTGTCCCTCGACCGGACCGGCGAACAGCTCGCCGTCGATCGCCAGCGCGAGGACTGCCGCGCGATCGCCAAGCAACGCGGCTGGGACGTCGTCGAGGAGTACGTCGACAACTCGATCAGCGCGAGCGACGCGCGGAAGAACCGGCCCGGCTACAACCGGCTCGTGGAGGACTTCGAGCGCGGCCGGTTCCGGGCGCTGATCTGTTGGGACCTGGACCGGCTCACCCGCCAGCCCAGGCAGCTGGAGGACTGGATCGAGGCCGCCGAGGCGCGCGGCCTGCTGCTGGTCACCGCGAACGGCGAGGCCGACCTGACCACCGACGGTGGCCGGCTGTTCGCCCGGATCAAGGCGGCCGTCGCGCGGGGCGAAGTGGAACGCAAGAGCGCCCGCCAGTCTCGGGCGCAACGGCAGCGCGCCGAGCTTGGCAAGCCACCCGCCGGCGTCCGGCTGACCGGCTACACGCTGCGCGGCGAACTCGTCCCCGAGGAGGCCGCCATCGTGCGGCAGGTGTTCGACCGGTTCACCGCCGGCGACTCGCTGCGCAGCCTCGCGCGCTGGCTGGAGGACTCCGGCACACCCACCCGGCGGGGGGGACGGTGGAACCCCTCCACGGTGTCCGGGATTCTCACCAACGCCCGCTACGCCGGCCGCTCCACCTACCGCGGCGAGGACACCCAGCGAGAAGGGTCGTGGCCGGCCATCGTCTCCGCCCAGCAGTTCGCCGCCGCCGGGGCGCTGTTGGCCGACCCCAGGCGCAAGACGAACCGGCGCGGGACGGACGCCAAGCACCTCGGGTCGTCCCTCTACGAGTGCGGGGAGTGCGGCGCGAAGGTGTACAGCTGGTCGGGGAACCGGTACCGCTGCAAGGCCGGCTGCTTGGCGCGGTCCGGCGCCCAGGTTGACGCCTACGTGGTCGCAGTGGTTCGGGAGAGGCTGTCACGCCCGGACCTGGCGCAGCTCATCCCCCACGCGGCCGACGACACGCTGGTCCATGAGGCCCTCGAGCTTGCGAACCGGGCGCGGCATCGGCTCGCCCAGATCGAGGCCGACTACGACGCCGGACACATCGACGGCCGCCGCTACGCGGTCGCCTCCGACAAGGCGCGCGCCGAGATTCTGGCCGCCGAGCGCGAGCAGGTGCGCCTCATGTCGGGCGCCGGCCCGGCGTCCGTCCTGGCCGCCGCCAACCCGGCCGATGCGTTCGACGCCGCCCCCCTGATGATCCGCCAGAAGGTGATCGACGCGCTTATGACCGTCACCCTGCACCGTGGGGCGCACGGTTCGAAGGTGTTCGACCCGGACACCGTCGCCATCGAGTGGAGGGCCGGCGCGCCGGACGCCTGA
- a CDS encoding type II toxin-antitoxin system RelE/ParE family toxin — protein sequence MIVSFADRDAERLFLRQRVKRLDSRLHKKALTKLLLLDAAHELDELRVPPGNRLEALKGDRIGQHSIRINDQWRICFVWTPAGPSEVEIVDYH from the coding sequence GTGATCGTCTCCTTTGCCGACCGCGATGCCGAACGCCTGTTCCTGCGACAGCGCGTCAAGCGTCTCGACTCTCGTCTGCACAAGAAGGCGCTCACAAAGCTGTTGCTACTCGATGCTGCCCACGAGCTTGATGAACTCCGCGTTCCACCGGGGAACCGGCTGGAAGCACTCAAGGGCGACCGGATCGGTCAGCACAGCATCCGAATCAACGACCAGTGGCGGATCTGCTTCGTCTGGACTCCTGCGGGCCCCAGCGAGGTTGAGATTGTCGACTATCACTAG
- a CDS encoding HigA family addiction module antitoxin: MDDKIPPIHPGEILMEEFLVPMGVTQNRLAVSIGVPPRRINEIVHGKRRITADTALRLGRFYSMSAQFWINLQVRYDLEVEMDALGDALDSIQPLRTA, from the coding sequence ATGGATGACAAGATTCCCCCGATCCATCCGGGCGAGATCCTCATGGAGGAGTTCCTCGTTCCAATGGGCGTAACTCAGAACCGGCTGGCAGTATCCATCGGCGTTCCGCCGCGTCGGATCAACGAGATCGTGCACGGCAAGCGTCGGATCACGGCGGATACGGCTCTGCGTCTGGGGCGCTTCTACAGCATGAGTGCGCAGTTCTGGATCAACCTGCAGGTGCGCTATGACCTTGAGGTCGAGATGGACGCCCTCGGGGACGCGCTGGACAGCATTCAGCCGCTACGGACTGCATGA